DNA from Verrucomicrobiota bacterium:
TGAAGACCTCGTCCATCTTGATCTTGATGTACTCCACGGGCGAGTCCCCGCCGGCTTTGCGCACCGTGAGCAGGGCGTTATCGTAGTGGGTTCCCGAGGCGCACGCCAGCATGAGCTTGGGCGAGCTGCTGTCAACGTACTTGGTGACGCTGACGTCCTGGACGTTGACTTTGCCGGCCCCGGCGCCGCCGCCGACGTGGGCCGAGCCGGCGTTGCTCATCCCCCAGGACCAGGCCAGCACGTCGATTTCTTTGCTATGCTTTGAATCGCGGGACTCGCCATCGACGGTGGCGATTTTCAGGAACATGTCTACGGCCATAAACTAAGGTCTTTCTTTCCTTCTGTTGCTGCTGAGTTAGGTGCGCCGTTCAGGGTTGCTCGGGTAAGGCACTCCGGACCCGGTGGGGTCGCCTGCGGCGCAAGAGGCCACCCCCGCGAGCCGGAGAAATGGTTGTCAGGCGGTTTGCGGCTTGCTTGTTTACTTGCCGCCTTTGACCGAAGGCAGCTTCGAGACGAGGCGCAGCGAAACGGTGAGACCTTCAAGCTGGTAGTGCGGTCGAAGGTAGAACTTGGAGGAATAATAGCCCGGGTTGCCTTCCACTTCCGAAACCTCAACGTGCGCATCCGCGAGCGGCCGAAGCGCCTTTTGGCTTTCCGACGCCGTGCTGCCGTCAACGCAGAATTTCCGGATCCAATCGTTGAGCCAGCGCTCCATGTCCGAGCGTTCCTTGAACGAACCGATCTTGTCCCGGACCATGCACTTCAGGTAGTGAGCAAAACGGCAGGTCGCAAATAGGTAAGGCAGACGAGCCGCCAGGTTTGCGTTCGCCGTTGCGTCCGGATCATCGTACACGGCCGGCTTTTGCAGCGACTGCGCCCCGATGAACACTGCGTAATCCGTGTTTTTGTAGTGGGAGAGGGGCATGAACCCGTTCTTGGCAAGTTCCGCCTCTCTGCGGTCCGTGATGGCGATTTCGGTCGGACACTTCATGTCGACGCCGCCGTCATCCGTCGGGAACGTGTGCACGGGTAACCCTTCCACCATGCCCCCGCTTTCCGTACCGCGAATCTGCGCGCACCAGCCGTAGAGTTTAAACGCGCGGGTAATGTTGGTGCCCATCGCGTAGGCCGAGTTCGACCAGACGTACTTATTGTGGTCGGCGCCTTCGGTGTCTTCCTCAAAAGCGAACTCGTCGACCGGGTTGGACCGGGCACCGTACGGCATCCGCGACAGAAACCGGGGCATTGCCAGGCCGAGGTACCGGGAATCTTCGGAATCGCGCAGCGAACGCCAGGCGGCGTATTCCGGCGTTTGAAAGATCTTGGTGAGATCGCGCGGGTCGCTCAACTCCCGCCAGGTGTCCATGTTCAGCACGGTCGGTGCAGCCCCGGCGATAAAGGGAGCGTGTGCCGCCGACGCGACCTGCGCCATGCCCGCGAGCAACTCGACGTCCGGAGGGCTATGGTCAAAGGCGTAATCTCCGATCAGGCACCCGTACGGCTGGCCGCCGGGCGATCCGTATTCATCCTCGTAGACCCGCTTGAAGATCGGGCTCTGATCCCACGCGGTGCCTTTGTATTTTTTCAAGGTCCGGCCGAGATCCTTCTTGGAGATGTTCATTACCCGGATCTTGAGCATCTCGTCCGTCTCGGTGTTGCTTACCAGGTGGTACAGACCACGCCAGGTGCCCTCGAGTTGCTTAAAGTCCTCATGGTGAATGATCCGGTTCACCTGTTCGGAGAGTTTCCGGTCCAGTTCGGCGATCAACGACTGGATCGTCGCCAGCACGTCGTCGGATATCACGACCGCGCTGCCCAGGGCCTGTTCGGCCAGGGTTTTAACGGCTTCTTGAACGGCCGTTTTGGCCTGCTCGGTCTTCGGCTTGAATTCCTGGTTCAGGAGCGACTCGAGTTCGGTCGGCTCCAGCGTGGCCGTCGCGGACGCAGCCGCCCCGGCCTGTGGGTTTAGATTATCTTGGGCCATACGATCTGACTCCGGTTAGGCTTGCCCTCCAGCGGGGACATCACTCGGCTTGGGCGCTGATGCCAACGCGTTCAGGAGCGTCGGATCGGCCAGAAGCTTGCGAACCAGGTCTTCTGCGCCGGTCTTGCCGTCCATGTACGTGATCAGGTTACTCAACTGGTTGCGCGCGGTGAGTAACTTGTTTAGCGCTTCCACCTTGCGGGCCACCGCACCGGGCGAAAAGTCGTCCAGACTTTCAAAGGTAAGATCAACGGAGAGGTTGCCCTGGCCCGTCAGCGTGTTCGGAACGCTGAAGGCGACGCGCGGTTTAGCCGCTTTGAGCCGGTCATCGAAATTATCGATATCGATCTCGAGAAATTTGCGCTCGGCCACCGGCGCCAGAGGGTCAGCCGGCTTGCCGGACAGATCCGCCATTACGCCCATCACGAAAGGAATCTCGATCTTTTTTTGCGCCCCGTAGAGTTCCACGTCGTACTCGATCTGCACGCGCGGCGCCCGGTTCCGGGCAATGAATTTCTGACTGCTGGCTTTCGGCATACCGTCAATTTATTGGGTTAGCGGCCGGGATGCGCCTACCCGACCGGGTGAAGGCGCTGGAAGGCGGATCGGAAGATCGATTCAGTTGGATGCCGACCGACCCCCCAGGATCGCCTGGGCACGCTGGGTTGTCACATAAGGATAGGTGTGTGCTGCTAAGCGCCGATCAGGCGTTCCCCGGGCTAGTGGAGGACGGGGACATCTAATTAATGGAAACAATCAAAACCTTTGAAACGTGTCAATGCGAATTCGCAAAGGGGTTTTGTTCGGCGCTGTGAATCCGAAGGGTCGCACTTGCACTTATTCCGGCGTGGGCTCCGGTTCGCCCGTGATCGCCCGGACCTGAGTGGCCGAGTCGGGGGTCAGGTCCGCGATGATCTGCATAAAATCCATCGCCGCCAGCCGGGCCGCCCGCTTCAGGATCAAAGGGACGGGGCTGGAGGGTTCGTATCGTGCATAGTAATGGCAGATCCTATCTAGCAAGCGTAAAACTTCCTCACGGGATCGGATCTCGCCGGTCACGCTGAAAGCGGCCGAAGCCCCGGCCACCGCCGGCCCCAGCTCCCCGGTCTCGCCGGCAGCAACGCCGGCTTCGACCGGCGCGGCAGCCGCCCCGGTTGCCTCGAAGTAGGGGGCAATGCGTTTCTGTATGGCCGCCAGTTCCGAGCTGAGCGCCGACAGGTCGGGTGCGTTGCTCGCACCGACGATGTTGGTAAGATAATCGTCGAGTCCTTTCACCAGCGCCAGCGCCGCGGTCACCGACTGGTAATTGTTCGCCCGAAACTCCGGGCTCGTGTCGCGAAAGGCCCCCTCGATCTGCGCCGGCGTGCGCTGCTCGCCGCCTCCCTCGGCCGCGGTGCCCGATTCTGTCCGCAGGAGATCCGTCAGGCTGAGCCGGCCCAGCTGCATCGAATCCGTCAGGGGCGCCGCTCTGAGCCGCTCCAGCACCCGGTAGGGATCGCCGTACGTCCCGACCGGCGTCGCCAGCGACGCCACGATGTTCATGCGCTGCAACGGATCGTTGTCGTCTGCCGGATCCAGTTGCGGGTGAACCACGGCCCAGAACGTCTCCAGCAAACCCGTCATCACACCGATTCCCCGGTGGAAACCCGGCAAGCCTTCAAGTTCCAGCCACGCCACCGTAAGCATGAGGGCAATCCGTAAATCCTTTGACCGCGAAAAGAGTTCCAACCCGGTCTTCGCGACCTGCTTCCACTCCGGCGGTTCCGCGGCGGAAAATTGGGTTTCCGGCTTTCCGCGGGCCGAGTTCTCGAGTTCCTGGAGGGCAATGTCGTACGAGAGATCCTCGCCGCACGGCGCGTCCTCCGAAATGGGTTGCAGCAGTTCCTCAACGGAGATCATGGGCGAAAGGTAAGATTGCCTGACTAAAAGATCTATTTTCGCTTGTCCAGAGGGAAGTGAAAGGCTCACCGTGCAGCCGTATGGAGGAGTTAACCGGTCCGGCCGATGCCTACAACGAAGTGCTCTACCCCGCACGCTGCATCCAGGAGGCCCATCCGAATCGCCTCGCAACGATTGCTTACCTGCGCGGGCTGCACCCGGCGCCCCTCGACCGGTGCCGGGTACTCGAACTCGGCTGCAATTTCGGCATCAACCTCGCCGCCATGGCGGGCGAATTTCCGGATAGCGAGTTCGTCGGGGTCGACCTGGCCGCCGACCCGATCGCCGCTGGAAAGGAGTTTGCTGCCGGCCTGGGACTCCGAAACCTTTTCCTGCATGCGCGCGACCTCGTAACGGTCAGCCGGGCCGAGTTCGGCCGGTTCGATTACCTCATCGCCCACGGCCTCTATTCCTGGGTGCCCGCCCCGGTCCGGGAGCGTATCCTTGAAATCTGCCAGGAATTGCTGGCGCCGGACGGGGTGGCTTACGTCAGTTACAACGCCTACCCGGGAAATCATCTGCGCGAATTAGTCCGCGGTATGATGCGCTTTCACACTGCCCAATTCAGCGACCC
Protein-coding regions in this window:
- the tssB gene encoding type VI secretion system contractile sheath small subunit; this encodes MPKASSQKFIARNRAPRVQIEYDVELYGAQKKIEIPFVMGVMADLSGKPADPLAPVAERKFLEIDIDNFDDRLKAAKPRVAFSVPNTLTGQGNLSVDLTFESLDDFSPGAVARKVEALNKLLTARNQLSNLITYMDGKTGAEDLVRKLLADPTLLNALASAPKPSDVPAGGQA
- the tssC gene encoding type VI secretion system contractile sheath large subunit; translation: MAQDNLNPQAGAAASATATLEPTELESLLNQEFKPKTEQAKTAVQEAVKTLAEQALGSAVVISDDVLATIQSLIAELDRKLSEQVNRIIHHEDFKQLEGTWRGLYHLVSNTETDEMLKIRVMNISKKDLGRTLKKYKGTAWDQSPIFKRVYEDEYGSPGGQPYGCLIGDYAFDHSPPDVELLAGMAQVASAAHAPFIAGAAPTVLNMDTWRELSDPRDLTKIFQTPEYAAWRSLRDSEDSRYLGLAMPRFLSRMPYGARSNPVDEFAFEEDTEGADHNKYVWSNSAYAMGTNITRAFKLYGWCAQIRGTESGGMVEGLPVHTFPTDDGGVDMKCPTEIAITDRREAELAKNGFMPLSHYKNTDYAVFIGAQSLQKPAVYDDPDATANANLAARLPYLFATCRFAHYLKCMVRDKIGSFKERSDMERWLNDWIRKFCVDGSTASESQKALRPLADAHVEVSEVEGNPGYYSSKFYLRPHYQLEGLTVSLRLVSKLPSVKGGK
- the tssA gene encoding type VI secretion system protein TssA, with amino-acid sequence MISVEELLQPISEDAPCGEDLSYDIALQELENSARGKPETQFSAAEPPEWKQVAKTGLELFSRSKDLRIALMLTVAWLELEGLPGFHRGIGVMTGLLETFWAVVHPQLDPADDNDPLQRMNIVASLATPVGTYGDPYRVLERLRAAPLTDSMQLGRLSLTDLLRTESGTAAEGGGEQRTPAQIEGAFRDTSPEFRANNYQSVTAALALVKGLDDYLTNIVGASNAPDLSALSSELAAIQKRIAPYFEATGAAAAPVEAGVAAGETGELGPAVAGASAAFSVTGEIRSREEVLRLLDRICHYYARYEPSSPVPLILKRAARLAAMDFMQIIADLTPDSATQVRAITGEPEPTPE
- a CDS encoding type VI secretion system tube protein Hcp, producing MAVDMFLKIATVDGESRDSKHSKEIDVLAWSWGMSNAGSAHVGGGAGAGKVNVQDVSVTKYVDSSSPKLMLACASGTHYDNALLTVRKAGGDSPVEYIKIKMDEVF